The following is a genomic window from Elusimicrobiota bacterium.
GATAAAATCATTGAACTCTACCGACACCGAAAACAACGAAACGCGGGTGCCAGAAGAAACTCCTAAGATTTCGCGGGTCATCCACGGGGCCGCCCAAGTGATCTTCGAATCGTTGTTTTGGTTCCAATCCCGCTGGCAGGTGAGCGGGCTTGAATATGTGCCGCGTCAAGGCGGCGCCATCGTGGCCGCTAATCACAAAAGCGTTTGGGACCCGCAATTTTTAGGGACGGCCATAGCGCGCGTGCGTCCGGCTTATTTTTTGGCCAAAGCCGAACTCTTTGAAAATCCGGCGTTGGCTTATTTGATATCGAGATTGGGCGCCATGCGCTTGTACCGCCAGGGTTCGGATGTTGGAGCCTTGAAGCGCGCCATGGTTTTGTTGCGCCGGGGCGAGTTGTTGGGTCTCTTCCCAGAGGGGACCAGAAAAAGGGAAAATAAGCTGGAGCGTTTTCTGCCGGGCGTGGGCTTTTTGGCGGCTAAGACGGGGGTCCCTGTTATCCCGGCTTATATTTCGGAATTCGGCGTATTCCCAAAATTCGGCCAAAAGGTTTATGTGCGCTTCGGCGCTCCGGTCGCGCCCGACGGCGATCCGGATGAAATCGCCAAAAAAGTTTTAGATAAAGTTCGAGAATTGGCTGCTTTAGGAGGAACCCATGAGTCTGGATGAGAATAAACCGATCGAAGAAGGCGAAGAAGATTTTGCCAAGCTTTTTGAGGCGACGACTGAAACGCATGTTTCAGCAGGGTCCCGCGATATCACGGTCGGACGGGTGGTGTCCAAGCATGAAGACTATTATCTGATGGACATCGGATTGAAGCTGGAAGGGCGCTTGAAGGCCGGCGAGGTGCCCCAGGGGCTGTCTTTGGAACCGGGGGCGCTGCTGCCGGTTGTGCGTTCCGGCGCTCCTCAGGAGGGCTTCGGACCTCTTCTTTCGTTGAAATATGCCGTGCGTTCGCTTCAAGTGCAGCGGCTTCGCCGCTATCAGCAGGAAAATCAGCGTTTGGACGCCCAAATTTTCCGACGCCGGGGGGACGGGTTTTTTGTCGGGCTTGATGTCGAACCCGATGCCTCGGCAGGCCTGCCGGCCGGCATCCCGGCTAAATTGTGGAAGCTGGTGCCCTATCCGGCTGAAATGCCTTTGGCTGAATTGGATACGGATGATCCCAGGCCGATTCATCGTTGGCTGGGCCGCCGGGTCCAGGTCAAGATTCTGGATATGCGCGGCGACGGGCTGGTGCTCGTCTCGCGAAAGAAAGTCGCCATTGAAATGAAGGAAGTTTTGAGGCGTGAAACATTGACCTCGGCCAAAGAGGGCGATACCCTGACCGCCAAGATCAGGGAAATTACCCCAGAGGGTCTTAGGATGGATGTTTCGGGCGTTGAGGCCCATCTTCCACAAACCGAAGCTTCCTGGTATCCCAAAGCGGATTTAAGGCGCCGGTTCAGGGTGGGGGAAACCCTTGAGGTCAAAGTCATGAAAAAAGACGAGCAGGCCGAGCGCTTTTTGGTCAGCCGCCGCGCGGTCGAGCCTCATCCTGCGGACGCTTTGGAAGCCAAATTCCGCCGGGGATCGGTGATCGAAGGAACGGTCAGCAAGGTTCTGCCCAACGGGGGCTGCTTCGTGCGCATCGACGGGATCAAGCGCGAAGCTTTCGTGCCCGCCGGAGAGACGGTCAAAGACACGCCGCCTAAAGAAGGCACCAAGATCAAGGCCACGATTATCCGCGTTGACCGTGAAAATATCCGCGTGATTCTGTCTCCGAAGAAATTCGAGGACAAGATGATGCCGGATATGGTGCGGCAGTATTCGAAGGAAAGCCAGCCGTTTAGCTTGGGACAAATCTTGAATCCATCCGAAGAAGCCGAGGAAGGGGACACGCCGGAGGGAGGCAGCGTTGAGTCACCTTAAGCAACAGCCGTTAAGCGCTCATCAACGGTTGAGCGCATTGGCGCGTGAAAACGCGGTCTGGGCCGTGGCGATTTTTGTTTTGGGCCTGACCAGCGGAATGCTGGCCGTTTATTTGCCGGGTTTCATTCGAGCCAAGGCTACGGCCGCGTCGTTTGAGCGCTTCGCTGACCCCGGATTCTTCCCCAGGCAGACGCAGGAGTTCCCGGCGCGTGGGCAAATCGAAAAGGCGCTTGCAGAAGCGCAGAAGGCCTTGGAAACCGATCCCACCGATTTGGCGGCTTTGGCGGCCTCGGGCATCGCTTATTATGCCTTGGGCCGGGAGCATGCCGTCGAAGCCCTGAATCGTCTTGAAGCCGCCAGGGATTACGGCAGCGTCGATGGCCGCATCCCCTATTACCTGGCTGTTCTTTATGACACCGTGGGTTTGAAACCCTTTGCCGCGGGCGAATACGATCGGTATTTAAGAAATCAGCCCAATGATCCGGTCGCGATTTTGGGGGCGGCGCGCGTGCATTTCGAACTTGAGGAGTACGCTCAAAGCGCGGCTTTTTACGAGCGTTTATTGGCGCTTAAAAAATCATATCGCAACGACCCGGTCATCATTGAGAATTTGGCTCTCGCTTCGTTCAAACTGAAAGATTGGGAAAAAGCCAAATCGCTTCTAGAAGGTTTGAGGGGCCAGAATAATCATTACTCAAAAGATATTTCTTATTTTTTAGCCGAATCTCTGCGGCATTTAAGCCGCTGTCCGGAAGCATTGCCTTATTATGATGAAACGCTGGGGGTCACGTTGGATGCTTCAAAGGAAACGGCCGTTCTTGAGGGAAAATTGACTTGTCTAAAAAGCGCGCCGACTCCCGATCTTGAAAGCATCGAAGCCACGGCGCAGAAACTTCTTGATGTGGACGCCAAAAACAAGCTCGCGGGCGGGATTTTAAAGCAGATGAAGAAATCAAAAGGCCCCGGCCGGCGTTCCACCCAAGGAAGAGCGCCGAAGGCAAAGGGCCGAAACGGATAATTGCGTTTCCAATCACTAGCCCTTTTTTTTCTTATTACAGTTGCGGGTCTGTGGCCGGTTAACGAGGCCGGAGCCCAGGCCTTCGGCAAAAATCGCCTGCTGACCCGCAAATATCCCTATAAGATTTGGGAAACCGACCATTTTAAAATCCATTACTATGAAGAGAATCCGCTTCTGCTTGAAGAATGCGCGCGTTACCTTGAGGCGGCCTACGCCGATGTCACGGATCTTCTAGACGCCAAGCCCAACAAGAAGCTGCCTTTTTTCCTCTACACAAATCACAACGAATTCGAACAAACGCGCATCGTGAATATCGGCGAAGGCACCGGCGGCGTGACCGAAGCTTTTAAGGACAGGCTGCTTATCTTTAACAACGGGTCCATGGCTTGGCTCAAACACGTTATCTTCCACGAATTCACCCACGAGGTTCAGTTCGCCATCTTGAACGAGGGTTTTTGGAAATCGGCGCGGCTTTTGAAATCCATTCTTTATCCTTTGTGGCTGATGGAGGGTTCCGCTGAATATGCTTCCGGCAATATCGACACGGCCAC
Proteins encoded in this region:
- a CDS encoding 1-acyl-sn-glycerol-3-phosphate acyltransferase; the encoded protein is MPEETPKISRVIHGAAQVIFESLFWFQSRWQVSGLEYVPRQGGAIVAANHKSVWDPQFLGTAIARVRPAYFLAKAELFENPALAYLISRLGAMRLYRQGSDVGALKRAMVLLRRGELLGLFPEGTRKRENKLERFLPGVGFLAAKTGVPVIPAYISEFGVFPKFGQKVYVRFGAPVAPDGDPDEIAKKVLDKVRELAALGGTHESG
- a CDS encoding 30S ribosomal protein S1 encodes the protein MSLDENKPIEEGEEDFAKLFEATTETHVSAGSRDITVGRVVSKHEDYYLMDIGLKLEGRLKAGEVPQGLSLEPGALLPVVRSGAPQEGFGPLLSLKYAVRSLQVQRLRRYQQENQRLDAQIFRRRGDGFFVGLDVEPDASAGLPAGIPAKLWKLVPYPAEMPLAELDTDDPRPIHRWLGRRVQVKILDMRGDGLVLVSRKKVAIEMKEVLRRETLTSAKEGDTLTAKIREITPEGLRMDVSGVEAHLPQTEASWYPKADLRRRFRVGETLEVKVMKKDEQAERFLVSRRAVEPHPADALEAKFRRGSVIEGTVSKVLPNGGCFVRIDGIKREAFVPAGETVKDTPPKEGTKIKATIIRVDRENIRVILSPKKFEDKMMPDMVRQYSKESQPFSLGQILNPSEEAEEGDTPEGGSVESP
- a CDS encoding tetratricopeptide repeat protein, with translation MSHLKQQPLSAHQRLSALARENAVWAVAIFVLGLTSGMLAVYLPGFIRAKATAASFERFADPGFFPRQTQEFPARGQIEKALAEAQKALETDPTDLAALAASGIAYYALGREHAVEALNRLEAARDYGSVDGRIPYYLAVLYDTVGLKPFAAGEYDRYLRNQPNDPVAILGAARVHFELEEYAQSAAFYERLLALKKSYRNDPVIIENLALASFKLKDWEKAKSLLEGLRGQNNHYSKDISYFLAESLRHLSRCPEALPYYDETLGVTLDASKETAVLEGKLTCLKSAPTPDLESIEATAQKLLDVDAKNKLAGGILKQMKKSKGPGRRSTQGRAPKAKGRNG